From one Magnolia sinica isolate HGM2019 chromosome 18, MsV1, whole genome shotgun sequence genomic stretch:
- the LOC131232693 gene encoding uncharacterized protein LOC131232693 isoform X2 yields MEGTAVDSICISAYPTEQFIPQRNNTVDDNEKSIAEVGPTLDSASPCTHKGLSKDSGAGANAGTRTEITFVNNNPLSELVWSPHKGLSLKCADFSLAEKRSSLLWSTESGNMIVSPPQSLQANESDEAGTEAEGNVNSMQLTPNPNNEISDKGTSVPSPTTIAGITTLCQTSHGQNSRSCGDMEPLTVTMKVLGLDVNHMENDQSEKKEMNTCCPREARTIVDVCKDRTETAATFPDEASSPGPYNGRTAGFLQFKPKEPDSDSAPIEFKHGDSNKGASCDRSEESRDIGSGNIRCVGPTDILCSEVSTLKQHNLPKSPAPISERKHADSILAAKENNGNGTKTPKLIKLSSMERPESTAENDVQPSKTAAEDGSAFAEVGMIVIASQPEDEGKRCIDQNQRVPPMFNEVTPVEAAPYISGIHPDRRKGKEKALSDVEVNRAVSKEEDDSHESVESRNSGGLFSTGKRAWCFEQQLLIRSKKMKKQCHETQCSASFFGQDSSFMNYISNMMKGSPKFNPDDMPSLAITRKPTHHGSRFHDSLVISPNRIQDPSFRPMGFQSIFQALYCPPLRVAGKKTSSLDPQIDTKGPKELEVAHKIPCDGGSTHTSSDGEKNVKLLELIPISNPGVYQAGECPSTRPNVPSINIIRVEENPTSDFGENRHSCNVAHAIELGGGHASGSSLQNDSISPTECKGASRHDSAGRNKSSNSVTNRSSLFESLWITRFSPKVSAPVLNSVQCNPDMAAAIEVSTDYNRFLPHSQNVVFTVKGPNIVEDRHEPSTKEEMNTGSRNIQNYSVGPSVSCGSKRTMVHTDQKFKSKLSPILPSERLQNSEAMASVFARRLDALKHIKRSKATDSESRATTLCFFCGVRDHTLRDCSEVLESELDDLLKNINLYDGAEESSCLCIRCLQLNHWAIACPYASSRKQTNPDGNASLDRKRQLLVAFTNSHCESSREENEYMVHTDAHNKLTQTRILNGSISDLKPAKKDIIGKDCYYGNMKGKKASREFILNGKHASSSSKENGLKENQITPFNYVNRPIPDVPRGIFEVVRRLRLSRSDILKWMKSPVQNFPIEGFFLRLRLGKWEEGLGGTGYHVACISGKAALYRASQESSCGTCRTPISVEVGGFKCLVDCRYISNHDFIEDELMAWWCATLRGDGKLPSEEDLNMKLIEKTKFVVG; encoded by the exons ATGGAGGGGACAGCCGTGGACTCAATCTGCATTTCAGCATATCCTACTGAACAATTTATCCCACAGAGGAATAACACAGTCGATGACAATGAGAAATCAATTGCAGAAGTAGGGCCCACATTGGATTCTGCTAGCCCTTGCACTCATAAGGGATTAAGTAAAGATTCGGGTGCAGGTGCAAATGCAGGTACAAGGACAGAAATAACATTCGTAAACAACAATCCCCTCTCTGAACTGGTGTGGTCCCCACATAAAGGTTTGAGTCTTAAATGTGCTGATTTTAGCCTAGCCGAGAAGAGGTCCTCTCTTTTGTGGAGTACAGAATCAGGCAATATGATAGTTTCTCCACCACAAAGCCTTCAAGCCAATGAGAGTGATGAGGCTGGAACTGAGGCTGAAGGAAATGTGAACTCAATGCAATTGACACCCAATCCAAATAATGAAATTTCTGATAAAGGAACTTCAGTCCCGTCTCCTACAACCATTGCTGGCATCACAACACTCTGCCAGACAAGCCATGGACAAAATTCAA GATCATGTGGTGACATGGAACCATTGACTGTGACCATGAAAGTATTGGGTTTAGATGTTAATCACATGGAGAACGATCAATCAGAGAAGAAAGAGATGAATACATGTTGTCCGAGAGAGGCCCGAACAATTGTAGATGTTTGCAAAGACAGGACAGAGACAGCCGCAACTTTCCCTGACGAGGCTTCTAGTCCAG GTCCATACAATGGGAGAACTGCTGGCTTTTTACAATTTAAACCAAAAGAACCCGATTCTGATTCAGCACCAATAGAATTCAAGCATGGAGATAGCAACAAAGGAGCAAGCTGTGACCGTTCTGAGGAAAGCAGAGACATTGGCAGTGGGAATATTCGGTGTGTGGGGCCAACAGATATATTGTGTTCTGAAGTTTCTACACTTAAACAACATAATCTCCCCAAAAGTCCGGCACCAATTTCAGAGAGAAAACATGCTGACTCAATTCTAGCTgccaaagaaaacaatggaaatGGAACAAAGACTCCAAAGTTGATAAAACTTTCTTCCATGGAAAGGCCTGAGTCGACTGCAGAAAATGATGTACAACCTTCAAAGACAGCTGCAGAAGATGGAAGTGCATTTGCTGAGGTTGGCATGATTGTAATCGCATCCCAGCCAGAGGACGAAGGTAAACGTTGCATAGACCAGAATCAAAGGGTACCTCCGATGTTCAATGAAGTTACTCCAGTTGAAGCTGCTCCATATATCAGTGGAATCCATCCTGATCGAAGAAAAGGTAAAGAAAAGGCTCTTTCTGATGTGGAAGTCAATCGGGCTGTTTCAAAGGAAGAGGACGACAGCCATGAGAGTGTCGAAAGCAGGAATAGTGGAGGGTTGTTTTCCACAGGAAAGAGAGCATGGTGCTTTGAACAGCAGCTGCTTATCAGAAGTAAAAAGATGAAGAAACAAtgccatgaaactcaatgttcgGCGTCTTTCTTTGGACAAGATAGCTCTTTCATGAATTACATATCTAACATGATGAAGGGGTCTCCTAAGTTCAATCCAGACGACATGCCTTCTTTGGCAATTACCAGAAAACCAACTCATCATGGAAGCAGATTTCATGATTCACTTGTCATTTCGCCCAACAGAATTCAAGATCCCAGTTTCAGACCTATGGGTTTCCAAAGCATCTTTCAGGCCTTGTATTGTCCACCCTTGAGGGTAGCAGGCAAGAAAACCAGTAGTTTGGATCCTCAAATAGACACAAAAGGTCCAAAAGAACTTGAGGTGGCCCACAAGATCCCTTGTGATGGTGGCAGCACGCATACGTCCTCAGACGGGGAGAAGAACGTTAAATTGCTTGAACTAATCCCAATATCAAACCCGGGTGTCTATCAAGCTGGAGAATGTCCTTCAACTCGACCCAACGTTCCTTCCATCAATATTATTAGAGTTGAGGAAAACCCCACAAGTGACTTTGGGGAGAACCGCCATTCATGCAATGTTGCACATGCCATCGAGTTGGGAGGAGGACACGCTTCCGGTTCATCTCTCCAGAACGATTCCATCTCTCCAACTGAATGTAAGGGGGCCAGTAGACATGATTCTGCTGGTCGAAACAAGTCTTCGAACTCGGTGACCAACAGAAGCAGTCTGTTCGAGAGCCTTTGGATAACTCGCTTTTCTCCAAAAGTTTCTGCACCTGTTTTAAACTCAGTTCAATGCAATCCCGATATGGCAGCAGCTATCGAGGTATCTACTGATTATAATAGGTTTCTTCCTCATTCTCAGAATGTTGTCTTTACTGTCAAGGGCCCAAACATTGTAGAGGATAGGCATGAGCCTTCCACCAAAGAAGAAATGAACACCGGAAGCAGAAATATACAGAACTATTCAGTGGGCCCCTCTGTCTCATGCGGCTCAAAAAGGACTATGGTACATACTGATCAGAAGTTCAAATCTAAATTAAGTCCGATCCTACCTTCTGAAAGATTACAAAATTCGGAGGCGATGGCTTCTGTTTTTGCAAGGAGGTTGGATGCGCTCAAGCATATCAAACGCTCAAAAGCTACAGATAGTGAGAGCCGTGCAACCACATTGTGTTTCTTTTGTGGCGTCAGGGATCATACATTAAGAGACTGCTCAGAGGTGCTTGAGTCTGAGCTTGATGATCTTCTGAAAAATATAAATTTATATGATGGAGCAGAAGAATCATCCTGCTTATGCATTCGCTGCTTGCAGCTCAATCATTGGGCCATCGCATGCCCATATGCATCCTCCAGAAAACAAACGAACCCAGATGGTAATGCCTCTTTGGACAGAAAACGCCAACTGCTTGTTGCGTTTACAAATTCTCACTGCGAAAGTTCAAGAGAGGAGAATGAGTATATGGTTCATACAGATGCCcacaacaagctaacccaaactAGGATCCTAAATGGAAGCATTTCGGATTTGAAGCCAGCCAAGAAGGATATTATAGGAAAAGATTGTTATTATGGAAATATGAAGGGGAAGAAAGCCTCTAGAGAATTTATACTTAACGGGAAGCATGCTTCTTCAAGTTCCAAGGAGAATGGGTTGAAAGAAAATCAAATCACGCCCTTCAACTATGTCAACAGACCCATCCCAGATGTACCAAGAGGAATCTTTGAAGTGGTAAGGCGGCTTCGTTTGTCACGGTCGGATATTCTCAA ATGGATGAAATCCCCGGTTCAGAATTTCCCTATTGAAGGTTTTTTCCTTCGGCTACGGCTTGGGAAGTGGGAAGAAGGATTAGGGGGCACCGGTTACCATGTGGCTTGCATTAGTGGTAAAGCTGCACTCTATA GGGCATCCCAGGAAAGTTCATGTGGAACTTGTAGAACTCCCATTTCTGTGGAAGTAGGGGGTTTTAAATGCTTAGTTGACTGCCGTTACATATCTAACCATGATTTCATTGAG GATGAGCTCATGGCGTGGTGGTGCGCGACCTTGAGAGGTGATGGCAAACTGCCGTCTGAGGAAGATTTGAACATGAAACTAATAGAGAAAACTAA GTTTGTTGTAGGGTAA
- the LOC131232693 gene encoding uncharacterized protein LOC131232693 isoform X3, with product MEGTAVDSICISAYPTEQFIPQRNNTVDDNEKSIAEVGPTLDSASPCTHKGLSKDSGAGANAGTRTEITFVNNNPLSELVWSPHKGLSLKCADFSLAEKRSSLLWSTESGNMIVSPPQSLQANESDEAGTEAEGNVNSMQLTPNPNNEISDKGTSVPSPTTIAGITTLCQTSHGQNSIGSCGDMEPLTVTMKVLGLDVNHMENDQSEKKEMNTCCPREARTIVDVCKDRTETAATFPDEASSPGPYNGRTAGFLQFKPKEPDSDSAPIEFKHGDSNKGASCDRSEESRDIGSGNIRCVGPTDILCSEVSTLKQHNLPKSPAPISERKHADSILAAKENNGNGTKTPKLIKLSSMERPESTAENDVQPSKTAAEDGSAFAEVGMIVIASQPEDEGKRCIDQNQRVPPMFNEVTPVEAAPYISGIHPDRRKGKEKALSDVEVNRAVSKEEDDSHESVESRNSGGLFSTGKRAWCFEQQLLIRSKKMKKQCHETQCSASFFGQDSSFMNYISNMMKGSPKFNPDDMPSLAITRKPTHHGSRFHDSLVISPNRIQDPSFRPMGFQSIFQALYCPPLRVAGKKTSSLDPQIDTKGPKELEVAHKIPCDGGSTHTSSDGEKNVKLLELIPISNPGVYQAGECPSTRPNVPSINIIRVEENPTSDFGENRHSCNVAHAIELGGGHASGSSLQNDSISPTECKGASRHDSAGRNKSSNSVTNRSSLFESLWITRFSPKVSAPVLNSVQCNPDMAAAIEVSTDYNRFLPHSQNVVFTVKGPNIVEDRHEPSTKEEMNTGSRNIQNYSVGPSVSCGSKRTMVHTDQKFKSKLSPILPSERLQNSEAMASVFARRLDALKHIKRSKATDSESRATTLCFFCGVRDHTLRDCSEVLESELDDLLKNINLYDGAEESSCLCIRCLQLNHWAIACPYASSRKQTNPDGNASLDRKRQLLVAFTNSHCESSREENEYMVHTDAHNKLTQTRILNGSISDLKPAKKDIIGKDCYYGNMKGKKASREFILNGKHASSSSKENGLKENQITPFNYVNRPIPDVPRGIFEVVRRLRLSRSDILKWMKSPVQNFPIEGFFLRLRLGKWEEGLGGTGYHVACISGASQESSCGTCRTPISVEVGGFKCLVDCRYISNHDFIEDELMAWWCATLRGDGKLPSEEDLNMKLIEKTKFVVG from the exons ATGGAGGGGACAGCCGTGGACTCAATCTGCATTTCAGCATATCCTACTGAACAATTTATCCCACAGAGGAATAACACAGTCGATGACAATGAGAAATCAATTGCAGAAGTAGGGCCCACATTGGATTCTGCTAGCCCTTGCACTCATAAGGGATTAAGTAAAGATTCGGGTGCAGGTGCAAATGCAGGTACAAGGACAGAAATAACATTCGTAAACAACAATCCCCTCTCTGAACTGGTGTGGTCCCCACATAAAGGTTTGAGTCTTAAATGTGCTGATTTTAGCCTAGCCGAGAAGAGGTCCTCTCTTTTGTGGAGTACAGAATCAGGCAATATGATAGTTTCTCCACCACAAAGCCTTCAAGCCAATGAGAGTGATGAGGCTGGAACTGAGGCTGAAGGAAATGTGAACTCAATGCAATTGACACCCAATCCAAATAATGAAATTTCTGATAAAGGAACTTCAGTCCCGTCTCCTACAACCATTGCTGGCATCACAACACTCTGCCAGACAAGCCATGGACAAAATTCAA TAGGATCATGTGGTGACATGGAACCATTGACTGTGACCATGAAAGTATTGGGTTTAGATGTTAATCACATGGAGAACGATCAATCAGAGAAGAAAGAGATGAATACATGTTGTCCGAGAGAGGCCCGAACAATTGTAGATGTTTGCAAAGACAGGACAGAGACAGCCGCAACTTTCCCTGACGAGGCTTCTAGTCCAG GTCCATACAATGGGAGAACTGCTGGCTTTTTACAATTTAAACCAAAAGAACCCGATTCTGATTCAGCACCAATAGAATTCAAGCATGGAGATAGCAACAAAGGAGCAAGCTGTGACCGTTCTGAGGAAAGCAGAGACATTGGCAGTGGGAATATTCGGTGTGTGGGGCCAACAGATATATTGTGTTCTGAAGTTTCTACACTTAAACAACATAATCTCCCCAAAAGTCCGGCACCAATTTCAGAGAGAAAACATGCTGACTCAATTCTAGCTgccaaagaaaacaatggaaatGGAACAAAGACTCCAAAGTTGATAAAACTTTCTTCCATGGAAAGGCCTGAGTCGACTGCAGAAAATGATGTACAACCTTCAAAGACAGCTGCAGAAGATGGAAGTGCATTTGCTGAGGTTGGCATGATTGTAATCGCATCCCAGCCAGAGGACGAAGGTAAACGTTGCATAGACCAGAATCAAAGGGTACCTCCGATGTTCAATGAAGTTACTCCAGTTGAAGCTGCTCCATATATCAGTGGAATCCATCCTGATCGAAGAAAAGGTAAAGAAAAGGCTCTTTCTGATGTGGAAGTCAATCGGGCTGTTTCAAAGGAAGAGGACGACAGCCATGAGAGTGTCGAAAGCAGGAATAGTGGAGGGTTGTTTTCCACAGGAAAGAGAGCATGGTGCTTTGAACAGCAGCTGCTTATCAGAAGTAAAAAGATGAAGAAACAAtgccatgaaactcaatgttcgGCGTCTTTCTTTGGACAAGATAGCTCTTTCATGAATTACATATCTAACATGATGAAGGGGTCTCCTAAGTTCAATCCAGACGACATGCCTTCTTTGGCAATTACCAGAAAACCAACTCATCATGGAAGCAGATTTCATGATTCACTTGTCATTTCGCCCAACAGAATTCAAGATCCCAGTTTCAGACCTATGGGTTTCCAAAGCATCTTTCAGGCCTTGTATTGTCCACCCTTGAGGGTAGCAGGCAAGAAAACCAGTAGTTTGGATCCTCAAATAGACACAAAAGGTCCAAAAGAACTTGAGGTGGCCCACAAGATCCCTTGTGATGGTGGCAGCACGCATACGTCCTCAGACGGGGAGAAGAACGTTAAATTGCTTGAACTAATCCCAATATCAAACCCGGGTGTCTATCAAGCTGGAGAATGTCCTTCAACTCGACCCAACGTTCCTTCCATCAATATTATTAGAGTTGAGGAAAACCCCACAAGTGACTTTGGGGAGAACCGCCATTCATGCAATGTTGCACATGCCATCGAGTTGGGAGGAGGACACGCTTCCGGTTCATCTCTCCAGAACGATTCCATCTCTCCAACTGAATGTAAGGGGGCCAGTAGACATGATTCTGCTGGTCGAAACAAGTCTTCGAACTCGGTGACCAACAGAAGCAGTCTGTTCGAGAGCCTTTGGATAACTCGCTTTTCTCCAAAAGTTTCTGCACCTGTTTTAAACTCAGTTCAATGCAATCCCGATATGGCAGCAGCTATCGAGGTATCTACTGATTATAATAGGTTTCTTCCTCATTCTCAGAATGTTGTCTTTACTGTCAAGGGCCCAAACATTGTAGAGGATAGGCATGAGCCTTCCACCAAAGAAGAAATGAACACCGGAAGCAGAAATATACAGAACTATTCAGTGGGCCCCTCTGTCTCATGCGGCTCAAAAAGGACTATGGTACATACTGATCAGAAGTTCAAATCTAAATTAAGTCCGATCCTACCTTCTGAAAGATTACAAAATTCGGAGGCGATGGCTTCTGTTTTTGCAAGGAGGTTGGATGCGCTCAAGCATATCAAACGCTCAAAAGCTACAGATAGTGAGAGCCGTGCAACCACATTGTGTTTCTTTTGTGGCGTCAGGGATCATACATTAAGAGACTGCTCAGAGGTGCTTGAGTCTGAGCTTGATGATCTTCTGAAAAATATAAATTTATATGATGGAGCAGAAGAATCATCCTGCTTATGCATTCGCTGCTTGCAGCTCAATCATTGGGCCATCGCATGCCCATATGCATCCTCCAGAAAACAAACGAACCCAGATGGTAATGCCTCTTTGGACAGAAAACGCCAACTGCTTGTTGCGTTTACAAATTCTCACTGCGAAAGTTCAAGAGAGGAGAATGAGTATATGGTTCATACAGATGCCcacaacaagctaacccaaactAGGATCCTAAATGGAAGCATTTCGGATTTGAAGCCAGCCAAGAAGGATATTATAGGAAAAGATTGTTATTATGGAAATATGAAGGGGAAGAAAGCCTCTAGAGAATTTATACTTAACGGGAAGCATGCTTCTTCAAGTTCCAAGGAGAATGGGTTGAAAGAAAATCAAATCACGCCCTTCAACTATGTCAACAGACCCATCCCAGATGTACCAAGAGGAATCTTTGAAGTGGTAAGGCGGCTTCGTTTGTCACGGTCGGATATTCTCAA ATGGATGAAATCCCCGGTTCAGAATTTCCCTATTGAAGGTTTTTTCCTTCGGCTACGGCTTGGGAAGTGGGAAGAAGGATTAGGGGGCACCGGTTACCATGTGGCTTGCATTAGTG GGGCATCCCAGGAAAGTTCATGTGGAACTTGTAGAACTCCCATTTCTGTGGAAGTAGGGGGTTTTAAATGCTTAGTTGACTGCCGTTACATATCTAACCATGATTTCATTGAG GATGAGCTCATGGCGTGGTGGTGCGCGACCTTGAGAGGTGATGGCAAACTGCCGTCTGAGGAAGATTTGAACATGAAACTAATAGAGAAAACTAA GTTTGTTGTAGGGTAA
- the LOC131232693 gene encoding uncharacterized protein LOC131232693 isoform X1 has protein sequence MEGTAVDSICISAYPTEQFIPQRNNTVDDNEKSIAEVGPTLDSASPCTHKGLSKDSGAGANAGTRTEITFVNNNPLSELVWSPHKGLSLKCADFSLAEKRSSLLWSTESGNMIVSPPQSLQANESDEAGTEAEGNVNSMQLTPNPNNEISDKGTSVPSPTTIAGITTLCQTSHGQNSIGSCGDMEPLTVTMKVLGLDVNHMENDQSEKKEMNTCCPREARTIVDVCKDRTETAATFPDEASSPGPYNGRTAGFLQFKPKEPDSDSAPIEFKHGDSNKGASCDRSEESRDIGSGNIRCVGPTDILCSEVSTLKQHNLPKSPAPISERKHADSILAAKENNGNGTKTPKLIKLSSMERPESTAENDVQPSKTAAEDGSAFAEVGMIVIASQPEDEGKRCIDQNQRVPPMFNEVTPVEAAPYISGIHPDRRKGKEKALSDVEVNRAVSKEEDDSHESVESRNSGGLFSTGKRAWCFEQQLLIRSKKMKKQCHETQCSASFFGQDSSFMNYISNMMKGSPKFNPDDMPSLAITRKPTHHGSRFHDSLVISPNRIQDPSFRPMGFQSIFQALYCPPLRVAGKKTSSLDPQIDTKGPKELEVAHKIPCDGGSTHTSSDGEKNVKLLELIPISNPGVYQAGECPSTRPNVPSINIIRVEENPTSDFGENRHSCNVAHAIELGGGHASGSSLQNDSISPTECKGASRHDSAGRNKSSNSVTNRSSLFESLWITRFSPKVSAPVLNSVQCNPDMAAAIEVSTDYNRFLPHSQNVVFTVKGPNIVEDRHEPSTKEEMNTGSRNIQNYSVGPSVSCGSKRTMVHTDQKFKSKLSPILPSERLQNSEAMASVFARRLDALKHIKRSKATDSESRATTLCFFCGVRDHTLRDCSEVLESELDDLLKNINLYDGAEESSCLCIRCLQLNHWAIACPYASSRKQTNPDGNASLDRKRQLLVAFTNSHCESSREENEYMVHTDAHNKLTQTRILNGSISDLKPAKKDIIGKDCYYGNMKGKKASREFILNGKHASSSSKENGLKENQITPFNYVNRPIPDVPRGIFEVVRRLRLSRSDILKWMKSPVQNFPIEGFFLRLRLGKWEEGLGGTGYHVACISGKAALYRASQESSCGTCRTPISVEVGGFKCLVDCRYISNHDFIEDELMAWWCATLRGDGKLPSEEDLNMKLIEKTKFVVG, from the exons ATGGAGGGGACAGCCGTGGACTCAATCTGCATTTCAGCATATCCTACTGAACAATTTATCCCACAGAGGAATAACACAGTCGATGACAATGAGAAATCAATTGCAGAAGTAGGGCCCACATTGGATTCTGCTAGCCCTTGCACTCATAAGGGATTAAGTAAAGATTCGGGTGCAGGTGCAAATGCAGGTACAAGGACAGAAATAACATTCGTAAACAACAATCCCCTCTCTGAACTGGTGTGGTCCCCACATAAAGGTTTGAGTCTTAAATGTGCTGATTTTAGCCTAGCCGAGAAGAGGTCCTCTCTTTTGTGGAGTACAGAATCAGGCAATATGATAGTTTCTCCACCACAAAGCCTTCAAGCCAATGAGAGTGATGAGGCTGGAACTGAGGCTGAAGGAAATGTGAACTCAATGCAATTGACACCCAATCCAAATAATGAAATTTCTGATAAAGGAACTTCAGTCCCGTCTCCTACAACCATTGCTGGCATCACAACACTCTGCCAGACAAGCCATGGACAAAATTCAA TAGGATCATGTGGTGACATGGAACCATTGACTGTGACCATGAAAGTATTGGGTTTAGATGTTAATCACATGGAGAACGATCAATCAGAGAAGAAAGAGATGAATACATGTTGTCCGAGAGAGGCCCGAACAATTGTAGATGTTTGCAAAGACAGGACAGAGACAGCCGCAACTTTCCCTGACGAGGCTTCTAGTCCAG GTCCATACAATGGGAGAACTGCTGGCTTTTTACAATTTAAACCAAAAGAACCCGATTCTGATTCAGCACCAATAGAATTCAAGCATGGAGATAGCAACAAAGGAGCAAGCTGTGACCGTTCTGAGGAAAGCAGAGACATTGGCAGTGGGAATATTCGGTGTGTGGGGCCAACAGATATATTGTGTTCTGAAGTTTCTACACTTAAACAACATAATCTCCCCAAAAGTCCGGCACCAATTTCAGAGAGAAAACATGCTGACTCAATTCTAGCTgccaaagaaaacaatggaaatGGAACAAAGACTCCAAAGTTGATAAAACTTTCTTCCATGGAAAGGCCTGAGTCGACTGCAGAAAATGATGTACAACCTTCAAAGACAGCTGCAGAAGATGGAAGTGCATTTGCTGAGGTTGGCATGATTGTAATCGCATCCCAGCCAGAGGACGAAGGTAAACGTTGCATAGACCAGAATCAAAGGGTACCTCCGATGTTCAATGAAGTTACTCCAGTTGAAGCTGCTCCATATATCAGTGGAATCCATCCTGATCGAAGAAAAGGTAAAGAAAAGGCTCTTTCTGATGTGGAAGTCAATCGGGCTGTTTCAAAGGAAGAGGACGACAGCCATGAGAGTGTCGAAAGCAGGAATAGTGGAGGGTTGTTTTCCACAGGAAAGAGAGCATGGTGCTTTGAACAGCAGCTGCTTATCAGAAGTAAAAAGATGAAGAAACAAtgccatgaaactcaatgttcgGCGTCTTTCTTTGGACAAGATAGCTCTTTCATGAATTACATATCTAACATGATGAAGGGGTCTCCTAAGTTCAATCCAGACGACATGCCTTCTTTGGCAATTACCAGAAAACCAACTCATCATGGAAGCAGATTTCATGATTCACTTGTCATTTCGCCCAACAGAATTCAAGATCCCAGTTTCAGACCTATGGGTTTCCAAAGCATCTTTCAGGCCTTGTATTGTCCACCCTTGAGGGTAGCAGGCAAGAAAACCAGTAGTTTGGATCCTCAAATAGACACAAAAGGTCCAAAAGAACTTGAGGTGGCCCACAAGATCCCTTGTGATGGTGGCAGCACGCATACGTCCTCAGACGGGGAGAAGAACGTTAAATTGCTTGAACTAATCCCAATATCAAACCCGGGTGTCTATCAAGCTGGAGAATGTCCTTCAACTCGACCCAACGTTCCTTCCATCAATATTATTAGAGTTGAGGAAAACCCCACAAGTGACTTTGGGGAGAACCGCCATTCATGCAATGTTGCACATGCCATCGAGTTGGGAGGAGGACACGCTTCCGGTTCATCTCTCCAGAACGATTCCATCTCTCCAACTGAATGTAAGGGGGCCAGTAGACATGATTCTGCTGGTCGAAACAAGTCTTCGAACTCGGTGACCAACAGAAGCAGTCTGTTCGAGAGCCTTTGGATAACTCGCTTTTCTCCAAAAGTTTCTGCACCTGTTTTAAACTCAGTTCAATGCAATCCCGATATGGCAGCAGCTATCGAGGTATCTACTGATTATAATAGGTTTCTTCCTCATTCTCAGAATGTTGTCTTTACTGTCAAGGGCCCAAACATTGTAGAGGATAGGCATGAGCCTTCCACCAAAGAAGAAATGAACACCGGAAGCAGAAATATACAGAACTATTCAGTGGGCCCCTCTGTCTCATGCGGCTCAAAAAGGACTATGGTACATACTGATCAGAAGTTCAAATCTAAATTAAGTCCGATCCTACCTTCTGAAAGATTACAAAATTCGGAGGCGATGGCTTCTGTTTTTGCAAGGAGGTTGGATGCGCTCAAGCATATCAAACGCTCAAAAGCTACAGATAGTGAGAGCCGTGCAACCACATTGTGTTTCTTTTGTGGCGTCAGGGATCATACATTAAGAGACTGCTCAGAGGTGCTTGAGTCTGAGCTTGATGATCTTCTGAAAAATATAAATTTATATGATGGAGCAGAAGAATCATCCTGCTTATGCATTCGCTGCTTGCAGCTCAATCATTGGGCCATCGCATGCCCATATGCATCCTCCAGAAAACAAACGAACCCAGATGGTAATGCCTCTTTGGACAGAAAACGCCAACTGCTTGTTGCGTTTACAAATTCTCACTGCGAAAGTTCAAGAGAGGAGAATGAGTATATGGTTCATACAGATGCCcacaacaagctaacccaaactAGGATCCTAAATGGAAGCATTTCGGATTTGAAGCCAGCCAAGAAGGATATTATAGGAAAAGATTGTTATTATGGAAATATGAAGGGGAAGAAAGCCTCTAGAGAATTTATACTTAACGGGAAGCATGCTTCTTCAAGTTCCAAGGAGAATGGGTTGAAAGAAAATCAAATCACGCCCTTCAACTATGTCAACAGACCCATCCCAGATGTACCAAGAGGAATCTTTGAAGTGGTAAGGCGGCTTCGTTTGTCACGGTCGGATATTCTCAA ATGGATGAAATCCCCGGTTCAGAATTTCCCTATTGAAGGTTTTTTCCTTCGGCTACGGCTTGGGAAGTGGGAAGAAGGATTAGGGGGCACCGGTTACCATGTGGCTTGCATTAGTGGTAAAGCTGCACTCTATA GGGCATCCCAGGAAAGTTCATGTGGAACTTGTAGAACTCCCATTTCTGTGGAAGTAGGGGGTTTTAAATGCTTAGTTGACTGCCGTTACATATCTAACCATGATTTCATTGAG GATGAGCTCATGGCGTGGTGGTGCGCGACCTTGAGAGGTGATGGCAAACTGCCGTCTGAGGAAGATTTGAACATGAAACTAATAGAGAAAACTAA GTTTGTTGTAGGGTAA